Proteins from one Telopea speciosissima isolate NSW1024214 ecotype Mountain lineage chromosome 1, Tspe_v1, whole genome shotgun sequence genomic window:
- the LOC122644301 gene encoding annexin D1-like: MSTLQVPSSAPPASEDCEQLKKAFAGWGTNEDLIISILAHRNAAQRKQIRQTYAETYGEDLLKALDKELTNDFERALLLWTLDPAERDAVLANESTKRWTSSNQVIMEIACTRSSHDLLLARQAYHARFKRSIEEDVAHHTTGDFRKLLVLLVSSYRYEGPEVNMTLAKHEAKILHEKIQDKAYNDEDLIRILTTRSKAQLNATFNHYNNEFGNAINKDLKIDPKDDFLALLRATVKCLTFPEKYFEKVLRQTINKMGTDEWALTRVVTTRAEVDMQQIKEEYYRRNSVPLDHAISKDTTGDYEAMLLALIGHGKS, translated from the exons ATGTCGACTCTTCAGGTTCCTTCATCGGCTCCCCCTGCGTCCGAAGACTGCGAACAGCTCAAGAAAGCTTTTGCAG GATGGGGAACAAATGAGGACTTAATCATATCCATATTAGCTCACAGAAATGCAGCGCAGCGCAAGCAAATCCGACAAACTTATGCTGAAACTTATGGAGAAGATCTACTGAAAGCTCTGGACAAAGAACTCACAAACGATTTTGAG AGAGCACTACTTCTGTGGACATTGGATCCTGCTGAACGTGATGCCGTTTTAGCTAATGAATCTACCAAGAGGTGGACTTCAAGCAATCAAGTCATTATGGAAATAGCTTGTACAAGGTCTTCACATGATCTATTATTGGCGAGGCAAGCCTATCATGCTCGTTTCAAGAGATCCATTGAAGAAGATGTTGCACATCATACGACTGGAGACTTCCGCAAG CTTTTAGTTCTTCTTGTGAGCTCATACCGTTATGAGGGACCAGAGGTGAACATGACACTGGCAAAACATGAGGCTAAGATACTCCATGAGAAGATCCAAGATAAGGCTTACAATGATGAGGATCTCATCAGGATTCTGACAACAAGGAGCAAAGCACAACTTAATGCGACTTTTAACCACTACAATAATGAGTTTGGCAATGCTATCAACAAG GATCTGAAAATTGATCCCAAGGATGACTTCCTTGCACTTCTGAGAGCCACTGTTAAGTGCTTGACCTTTCCAGAGAAATACTTTGAGAAGGTTCTTAGGCAGACGATCAACAAGATGGGAACAGATGAGTGGGCCCTCACCAGAGTTGTCACCACCCGGGCTGAGGTGGACATGCAACAGATAAAGGAGGAGTACTACCGCCGGAACAGTGTCCCTCTCGATCATGCCATAAGCAAAGACACCACTGGGGACTATGAAGCAATGCTTCTTGCCTTGATAGGCCATGGAAAGTCTTAA